In one Thalassoroseus pseudoceratinae genomic region, the following are encoded:
- a CDS encoding lactonase family protein — translation MSSTAVSADPVIFVSAFTSGNEGAIHAYSFDQKTGKLSLLNRTTDVENPFFLAISPNGEFLYSIDAEKFGGTENEFVAAYKINGRDGKLTRLNRQSALGTASCYLDVDATGKTVVVANYSTGSIAALPIEKDGSLGKAASFLQHTGSSVDPKRQTGPNAHCIVVSPDHRFALAADLGIDKILVYRLKANTAEMTANPAQAFVKLPPGSGPRHLTFHPNGRRVYVVNELSNTIAFFNYNADDGTLEKKQVISTLPKEFSGRTHTADVKITPDGRFLYATNRGHDSIAIYKIAEDGRLTLSRIAPSLGSGPQNLLVTPNGRWVLCANMPGNNLVVFAIDSDTGALTPTGEPVSIPKPSCIRWLD, via the coding sequence ATGTCCAGTACTGCGGTGTCGGCTGACCCTGTCATCTTTGTTTCAGCGTTTACGTCGGGGAATGAAGGTGCAATCCATGCTTACAGCTTCGATCAGAAAACTGGCAAGCTCAGTCTCTTAAATCGAACGACTGATGTTGAGAATCCCTTCTTTCTAGCGATTTCGCCCAATGGTGAATTCCTCTATTCCATTGATGCCGAGAAGTTTGGCGGGACGGAAAATGAATTCGTAGCGGCCTACAAGATTAACGGCCGAGATGGAAAGCTGACCCGGTTGAATCGTCAGTCAGCTTTAGGAACAGCATCGTGTTACTTGGATGTCGATGCGACGGGAAAGACTGTTGTCGTCGCCAACTATTCGACTGGCAGTATCGCAGCGTTGCCGATTGAGAAGGATGGTTCACTCGGAAAGGCTGCTAGCTTTTTGCAGCATACTGGGTCTAGCGTCGATCCAAAACGCCAAACCGGGCCGAACGCGCATTGTATTGTCGTCAGTCCCGATCACCGCTTTGCATTGGCAGCCGACTTGGGAATCGACAAGATCTTGGTCTATCGCCTGAAAGCGAATACGGCCGAAATGACTGCCAATCCTGCGCAAGCGTTTGTTAAACTTCCACCCGGCTCAGGGCCACGCCATTTGACGTTCCATCCGAATGGTCGCCGAGTCTATGTCGTGAATGAGTTGAGTAACACGATCGCGTTCTTCAACTATAACGCTGATGATGGCACGCTTGAGAAGAAACAAGTGATCTCGACGCTACCAAAGGAATTCTCCGGGCGAACGCACACTGCCGATGTGAAGATTACACCCGACGGCCGGTTTCTCTACGCGACAAATCGTGGTCATGATAGTATCGCAATTTATAAGATTGCTGAGGATGGCCGCCTGACATTAAGTCGTATTGCACCGAGTCTAGGAAGTGGCCCTCAAAACCTACTCGTCACGCCAAATGGCCGTTGGGTGCTGTGTGCCAACATGCCAGGCAACAATCTCGTGGTATTCGCGATCGACTCTGATACGGGAGCTTTGACCCCCACCGGTGAGCCAGTGTCGATTCCAAAGCCTTCCTGCATACGCTGGCTAGATTAG
- a CDS encoding DUF4886 domain-containing protein, protein MQKFLRLKFLKKLRQSVKILAFTLLFLFGFNSHVQAEQKAVRLLTIGNSFADNALTYLPQLVESAGHKLVVGKANLGGCTLERHWRHVAQFEADPSDKDGSPYGGGKYSLKDMLVKDRWDFITIQQVSYKSHDLRTYQPYADNIVRYIRKHAPNATIFIHQIWAYRKDDPRFKPANKGREPHTHAVMYQQVRDAYHALAKELKLQVLPSGDAMYRADTDKTWGYRIDRDFDFANAEYPNRPDQTHSLHVGWRWRKQDNGQWKLRMDGHHAGVAGKYLLGCVWFETFFNESVVGNSFMPKEIEADYATFLQQTAHDTVSTPSK, encoded by the coding sequence ATGCAAAAATTCTTACGATTGAAGTTCCTAAAGAAGCTGCGTCAGTCTGTAAAGATTCTCGCCTTCACTTTGCTGTTCCTTTTCGGATTTAATTCCCATGTTCAAGCCGAACAGAAGGCGGTTCGGCTGCTGACAATTGGTAATAGTTTTGCAGACAATGCTCTGACATATCTCCCCCAGCTCGTCGAATCCGCTGGGCACAAGCTTGTCGTCGGGAAAGCAAATCTTGGGGGATGCACGTTGGAACGTCACTGGAGACATGTTGCCCAGTTTGAGGCCGACCCAAGCGACAAAGACGGTTCTCCATATGGCGGCGGAAAGTATTCGCTTAAAGACATGCTTGTCAAAGATCGATGGGATTTTATCACAATCCAGCAGGTGAGCTATAAGAGTCACGATTTACGGACGTATCAACCGTATGCCGACAATATCGTTCGTTACATCCGCAAGCACGCCCCGAACGCGACGATTTTCATTCATCAAATTTGGGCGTATCGCAAAGACGATCCACGATTCAAACCAGCAAACAAAGGTCGCGAACCTCACACTCATGCTGTGATGTATCAGCAGGTTCGTGACGCCTATCACGCGCTGGCTAAGGAGTTGAAATTGCAAGTCCTCCCGAGCGGAGACGCCATGTATCGGGCAGACACCGACAAGACGTGGGGCTACCGCATCGACCGCGACTTTGACTTCGCAAATGCCGAATACCCCAATCGACCAGACCAAACGCATTCATTGCATGTCGGCTGGCGGTGGCGGAAGCAGGACAATGGCCAGTGGAAGTTGAGAATGGATGGCCATCATGCAGGTGTCGCGGGTAAGTACTTGTTGGGATGTGTCTGGTTTGAAACCTTCTTCAACGAAAGTGTTGTCGGAAACAGCTTCATGCCTAAAGAAATTGAAGCCGACTATGCAACCTTTCTGCAGCAGACCGCACACGACACCGTTTCCACACCGTCAAAATGA
- a CDS encoding YaiI/YqxD family protein has product MQIWVDADACPQETKELLYRAAKRTETRLTLVANQPLRIPRSEFIDSVQVSSGANVADQYIAERVEPGDLVITADIPLAADVVAAGGQALNPRGELYTEANIGARLAARDLLDELRGGGQITGGPSNYNAKDKQVFANQLDRWLTKAKA; this is encoded by the coding sequence ATGCAGATTTGGGTCGACGCCGATGCTTGTCCGCAAGAAACTAAGGAGCTGTTGTATCGAGCGGCGAAGCGGACGGAAACACGACTCACGCTCGTGGCCAATCAGCCGCTCCGTATCCCCCGCTCCGAATTCATTGATAGCGTGCAGGTTTCATCGGGGGCAAACGTCGCGGATCAATATATCGCCGAACGGGTAGAGCCTGGTGATTTGGTAATCACAGCCGATATTCCGCTAGCGGCTGATGTCGTTGCAGCGGGCGGTCAGGCTTTGAATCCTCGCGGGGAACTGTACACGGAGGCAAATATCGGTGCACGACTTGCGGCCCGTGATCTTCTGGACGAACTTCGCGGAGGAGGACAGATCACGGGTGGTCCGTCAAACTACAATGCGAAAGACAAGCAAGTCTTCGCCAACCAACTCGATCGTTGGCTGACCAAAGCAAAAGCTTGA
- a CDS encoding 3-keto-disaccharide hydrolase, with protein sequence MMKFPMTSWVVFATVTLQSTLVLPRALADAPTSKTISLFNGKDLEGWYPDVPDADKNPNIQPSFIVRDGKLVSMGVPRGHLITKKSFQNYRLEVEYRFPGKPGNCGVLVHTDGKRPRVLYGMFPASLEVQMQHQAAGDFWCIHEDIKVPNMEARRKGPKENWGGKQGQSRHITNLTDDSEKPLGEWNRMVIECLGDKIRVWVNGDLVNEGYDCTATEGQISLQAEGAEVEFRKLELTPIKSSP encoded by the coding sequence ATGATGAAATTTCCAATGACAAGCTGGGTCGTATTTGCCACTGTGACATTGCAATCGACTTTAGTTTTGCCCCGAGCACTGGCCGATGCCCCCACATCAAAGACAATCTCACTATTCAACGGCAAAGATCTCGAAGGCTGGTATCCCGACGTTCCAGATGCAGACAAGAACCCAAACATTCAACCGAGCTTCATCGTTCGCGACGGGAAGCTCGTGAGCATGGGAGTGCCACGCGGTCACCTCATCACGAAGAAGTCATTTCAGAACTACCGCCTGGAAGTCGAATACCGCTTCCCGGGAAAACCTGGCAACTGTGGTGTCTTGGTGCATACAGATGGCAAACGCCCTCGCGTGCTCTACGGAATGTTTCCGGCATCGCTAGAGGTACAGATGCAGCATCAGGCCGCCGGCGATTTTTGGTGTATTCATGAGGATATCAAAGTCCCCAATATGGAAGCACGCCGTAAGGGCCCCAAGGAGAATTGGGGAGGCAAGCAGGGCCAGTCGCGTCACATTACAAATCTCACTGACGATAGCGAGAAACCGTTGGGTGAGTGGAATCGAATGGTCATTGAATGTCTCGGCGACAAGATCCGCGTTTGGGTCAATGGTGATCTTGTCAACGAGGGATATGACTGCACAGCCACCGAAGGCCAAATTTCTTTGCAGGCCGAAGGAGCCGAGGTCGAATTCCGTAAACTTGAGTTGACACCTATCAAGTCGAGTCCCTAA
- a CDS encoding glycoside hydrolase family protein encodes MKRRPIAGIVIVVLFNLNAAEPSFVTAEELFPDELVHFVPYQRYPLFAGTDSETWDRKIRERGYILRHNDEWHLWYTGYNGERTATKMLGYATSLDGLNWKRHPDNPIYQAAWTEDVHVVRHDDLFYMVAEGRDDIPHMLTSRDGVHWTEVGRLDVRQRDGSPISPGPYGTPTLWIEKDTWYLFYERRDQGVWLAKSTDRKVWTNVKDTPVIGLGPAEYDRHAIALNQVIGYQGRYYGVYHANGHPSWKGPWTTCLAVSDDLVDWKKYPGNPIIRTNNSSGQLVHDGERYRLYTTHPDVRVYFPPNFTPTK; translated from the coding sequence ATGAAACGCCGGCCGATTGCTGGAATCGTTATTGTGGTGCTGTTCAACCTCAACGCCGCCGAGCCTTCTTTCGTTACAGCCGAAGAACTTTTTCCCGATGAACTGGTACACTTTGTTCCGTATCAACGGTATCCATTGTTCGCAGGAACCGACTCCGAGACATGGGACCGGAAAATACGGGAACGTGGTTACATTCTGCGACACAACGACGAATGGCATCTGTGGTATACGGGCTACAACGGTGAACGAACTGCAACGAAAATGCTTGGATATGCCACCTCACTAGACGGCTTGAATTGGAAACGCCACCCAGACAATCCAATTTATCAAGCAGCTTGGACCGAGGATGTCCATGTCGTACGTCATGACGATCTCTTCTATATGGTCGCCGAAGGCCGTGACGATATTCCACATATGCTAACTTCGCGGGATGGTGTCCATTGGACGGAAGTTGGCCGACTCGATGTCCGCCAGCGCGACGGTTCACCAATATCCCCTGGCCCCTACGGAACACCGACGTTGTGGATCGAAAAGGACACCTGGTACCTATTCTACGAACGCCGTGATCAGGGCGTCTGGCTGGCAAAATCGACCGACCGTAAAGTATGGACGAATGTCAAAGACACACCTGTGATCGGTCTTGGACCTGCTGAGTATGATCGACATGCGATCGCATTGAACCAAGTGATTGGCTATCAAGGACGGTACTACGGTGTCTATCATGCCAATGGGCATCCAAGCTGGAAAGGTCCTTGGACGACGTGTCTAGCCGTTTCAGATGACTTGGTAGACTGGAAGAAGTATCCCGGCAATCCGATCATCCGCACCAACAACTCTAGCGGTCAACTCGTTCATGATGGGGAGCGGTATCGACTATACACAACACATCCCGACGTGCGAGTCTATTTCCCTCCGAATTTCACTCCTACAAAGTAG
- a CDS encoding 2OG-Fe(II) oxygenase — MCEPDWLTDEIFVIEYFLSPEECLRYIDWSESIGYEDALVSSPSGHVLRTDVRNNQRVVFDSPELAAELWERVEDLMPMEIEDELNEPFHPIGLNERLRFYRYDPGEQFDWHRDIPFERENNQRSFWTWMIYLNDGFEGGETSFDDSYSSEPFDPFHVSPQTGTALCFAHHVYHKGEPVLRGRKYVLRTDVMYAPW, encoded by the coding sequence TTGTGTGAACCGGATTGGCTGACTGACGAGATATTTGTGATCGAGTATTTCCTTTCTCCAGAGGAATGCCTGCGTTACATCGACTGGAGCGAGTCGATCGGCTACGAAGACGCCTTGGTCAGTTCCCCGAGCGGTCATGTTCTGCGGACCGATGTGCGGAACAATCAGCGGGTCGTCTTCGACTCACCAGAATTGGCAGCGGAACTCTGGGAACGGGTCGAGGACCTTATGCCTATGGAGATCGAAGACGAGCTGAACGAGCCTTTTCATCCCATCGGTCTCAACGAGCGGTTGCGGTTCTACCGTTATGATCCCGGTGAGCAGTTCGATTGGCATCGGGATATTCCGTTCGAGCGTGAGAACAATCAACGCAGCTTCTGGACATGGATGATCTACCTCAACGATGGCTTTGAGGGAGGAGAAACGTCCTTCGACGATTCGTACTCCAGCGAACCCTTCGACCCTTTCCATGTCTCCCCGCAGACCGGCACGGCACTTTGCTTTGCCCACCACGTCTACCACAAAGGCGAGCCCGTTCTTCGGGGGCGGAAGTATGTCCTGCGGACGGATGTGATGTACGCACCGTGGTAA
- the menC gene encoding o-succinylbenzoate synthase: MATLRLDQVELLHVQRRLAHPFRISLGAVTAREFVVLRGRADNLVVYGEANIDARPFYASETVATVWDIITEVLLPPLLGRSFGSIEEVCQTWQSVRGHDYAKAAVEHLYWDLLGQIQGESIQQLLGGQGETVEVGTSHSIQADTQTFLQDIESALELGIRRIKIKVQPGWDDQPLAMIREHFGEITLMADANAAYLPEHLDHLAKLDRHEMLMLEQPLPSLDLVHHRELASRLNTPLCLDEGAHDLSMVENAVTFDACKIVNIKVGRVGGLSQAKRIHDWCHARQIPVWCGRRTGSGISMASELALATLPGFRHPADHGIELVQETLDHFVDITQFHRAGAEVRVPVEPGIGVLVDDAMLDRLSLRRLLCESSTHQI; encoded by the coding sequence GTGGCAACACTAAGACTTGACCAAGTTGAGCTACTACACGTCCAGCGTCGTCTGGCACATCCCTTCCGAATCAGCTTAGGGGCGGTTACGGCTCGCGAGTTTGTTGTGTTGCGAGGTCGAGCAGACAACTTGGTCGTCTATGGTGAGGCGAACATTGATGCTCGGCCATTCTATGCCTCCGAAACGGTGGCGACCGTCTGGGACATTATCACAGAGGTATTGTTGCCGCCATTGTTAGGGCGTTCGTTTGGTTCTATCGAGGAAGTGTGTCAGACTTGGCAATCAGTGCGTGGTCATGACTATGCAAAGGCTGCTGTCGAGCATCTCTACTGGGATTTGCTCGGTCAGATTCAGGGCGAATCGATTCAGCAATTGCTCGGCGGTCAAGGAGAGACCGTTGAAGTTGGCACGAGCCATTCCATCCAGGCGGACACACAAACCTTTCTTCAAGACATCGAGTCGGCTCTCGAACTTGGCATTCGGCGAATTAAGATCAAGGTCCAACCTGGTTGGGATGATCAGCCACTGGCGATGATTCGAGAACATTTTGGCGAGATCACACTCATGGCTGACGCCAATGCAGCGTACCTGCCGGAGCATCTCGATCATCTCGCCAAACTCGACCGGCATGAAATGCTGATGCTCGAACAGCCTCTTCCGTCGCTAGACCTTGTCCACCACCGCGAGTTGGCGAGCCGACTCAACACGCCACTATGCCTGGACGAAGGCGCACACGACCTCTCGATGGTTGAGAATGCCGTCACGTTCGATGCCTGCAAGATTGTCAATATCAAGGTCGGGCGTGTCGGCGGATTGTCGCAGGCCAAACGGATTCACGACTGGTGCCATGCACGTCAGATTCCCGTGTGGTGTGGTCGGCGAACGGGCTCGGGGATATCCATGGCTAGCGAACTCGCCCTGGCTACACTCCCGGGTTTCCGTCACCCGGCGGATCACGGTATCGAACTGGTGCAGGAGACGCTGGATCACTTCGTCGACATCACGCAGTTCCATCGCGCTGGTGCTGAAGTCCGTGTTCCCGTCGAGCCTGGAATCGGCGTATTAGTCGACGATGCAATGCTCGATCGATTGTCCCTCCGTCGACTGTTGTGCGAGTCATCAACCCACCAAATATAG
- a CDS encoding HpcH/HpaI aldolase family protein has protein sequence MRKSKTLARIANNETVRMCCLGHFVPAYVKFAAHYEYDCIWLDCEHRNFTERDVQTLLVHSHLHDIDIMVRPSTREKTKLYRYLEDGAAGLMIPHVNTAEQAAALVSAVKFPPVGDRGLDGAGLDADYFVNGMDGVNEFLAEANNETFLVVQAETPESIKNIEAIAATPGLDGIFVGPGDLGLRIRQTETELTLEAAFEAVAAACKRHGIAWGTPVGTVDDLAKRQRQGAQLLARGGDFAAMKDVLQAGAESFKQTPRE, from the coding sequence ATGAGAAAAAGCAAAACGCTGGCCCGCATCGCGAATAACGAAACCGTTCGGATGTGCTGTCTTGGTCACTTCGTTCCCGCATACGTCAAATTTGCGGCCCATTATGAGTACGACTGCATTTGGCTCGATTGTGAGCATCGCAACTTCACAGAACGAGATGTGCAGACGCTCCTCGTACATTCTCATTTGCACGACATTGACATCATGGTGCGACCGTCCACACGAGAGAAAACCAAACTCTATCGATATCTTGAGGACGGTGCTGCCGGTCTGATGATTCCTCATGTGAACACGGCCGAACAGGCGGCCGCATTGGTGAGTGCGGTGAAATTTCCGCCGGTTGGTGATCGAGGGTTGGATGGGGCTGGGCTCGACGCTGATTACTTCGTGAACGGAATGGATGGTGTCAACGAGTTCCTCGCGGAGGCCAACAACGAAACGTTTCTCGTCGTTCAAGCCGAGACGCCAGAGTCGATTAAAAACATTGAGGCCATCGCTGCAACGCCCGGTTTGGATGGCATCTTTGTTGGTCCAGGGGATTTAGGACTTCGAATTCGTCAGACGGAGACTGAATTGACATTGGAGGCCGCATTTGAAGCCGTCGCCGCCGCCTGCAAACGTCACGGAATTGCATGGGGTACACCAGTTGGCACCGTGGACGATCTCGCCAAACGGCAGCGTCAAGGCGCCCAATTGCTCGCACGGGGCGGTGACTTCGCAGCGATGAAGGATGTTTTGCAAGCCGGCGCAGAGTCGTTCAAGCAGACGCCGCGTGAGTAA
- a CDS encoding sulfatase, producing the protein MRITLLIACGIAGFCSASLSAADRPNVLLIAIDDLNDWTGCLGGHPQADTPHIDALAKQGTLFTNAHCQAPICNPSRTSVMLGLRPSTTGIYQNRPWFRTTKRNRDRITLPQYFRQHGYKTLTTGKIYHGSRVDEASFETVGPRPGQRLKIDDRLVQIRGTGSGLWDYGPQQYAEENFSDFSDASWAITQLQRDHKRPFFLAVGFYRPHVPWYAPQRFFDTRPLADVKLPLVKDDDRDDLPQAAIALTNNPTPPSHQWFVENMQWRAAVQAYLASTSFTDAQVGRLLDVFNASPYAKNTIIVLWSDHGFHLGEKQRWAKQSLWERSTRVPFIICRPGQSGGQRCSQAVELLSIYPTLVKLCGLPARDDLEGVDLSPLLADPKASWKRPAISTYGRNNHAIRSEHFRYIRYADGSQELYDHRNDPQEWKNLAGDPAFAKTIAEHAKWLPQTNVANAAKK; encoded by the coding sequence ATGAGAATTACGCTGCTCATCGCTTGTGGAATTGCTGGATTTTGCTCGGCATCGTTGTCGGCGGCCGATCGTCCGAACGTCCTGTTGATTGCGATCGACGATCTCAACGACTGGACCGGTTGCCTGGGCGGGCATCCTCAAGCCGACACCCCGCACATCGATGCTTTGGCGAAGCAGGGCACACTGTTTACGAACGCTCACTGTCAAGCTCCGATCTGCAATCCGTCTCGGACGAGTGTGATGCTCGGTCTGCGTCCTTCGACCACCGGCATCTACCAGAACAGGCCGTGGTTTCGCACGACGAAACGCAACCGTGATCGCATCACGCTGCCGCAATACTTTCGACAACACGGCTACAAGACGTTGACGACCGGCAAGATTTATCACGGCTCGCGGGTCGATGAGGCATCGTTTGAAACAGTAGGACCGCGACCAGGGCAACGATTGAAAATCGACGACCGTCTGGTGCAGATCAGAGGAACCGGCAGTGGGTTGTGGGACTACGGTCCGCAGCAGTATGCCGAGGAGAATTTCAGCGATTTCAGCGATGCATCTTGGGCCATCACTCAGTTGCAGCGGGATCACAAGCGGCCGTTTTTTCTGGCAGTCGGTTTCTATCGCCCGCATGTGCCGTGGTACGCTCCGCAACGCTTCTTTGACACTCGACCGCTGGCGGATGTGAAACTTCCGCTAGTCAAAGACGATGATCGCGACGATCTTCCACAGGCCGCGATTGCGTTGACGAACAACCCCACGCCGCCGTCGCATCAGTGGTTTGTCGAGAATATGCAGTGGCGGGCTGCCGTTCAAGCGTATCTGGCTTCCACGAGTTTCACGGATGCTCAGGTGGGGCGATTGTTAGATGTCTTCAATGCCAGTCCCTACGCGAAGAACACGATTATTGTGCTTTGGTCCGATCACGGGTTCCATCTGGGTGAGAAACAGCGATGGGCTAAGCAATCTTTGTGGGAACGTTCCACGCGAGTGCCCTTTATTATCTGTCGACCCGGTCAAAGTGGTGGGCAACGCTGTTCCCAGGCGGTGGAGCTGCTGAGCATCTATCCGACGCTTGTCAAACTCTGCGGACTGCCCGCACGCGATGATTTGGAAGGCGTCGATCTGTCACCGCTGCTGGCTGATCCCAAAGCCTCATGGAAACGACCAGCGATTAGCACGTACGGACGAAATAATCACGCCATCCGTTCCGAGCATTTTCGGTATATCCGCTATGCGGACGGTAGCCAGGAATTGTACGATCACCGCAACGATCCCCAGGAATGGAAGAACCTCGCGGGTGATCCGGCCTTTGCGAAGACGATCGCCGAACACGCGAAATGGCTGCCGCAGACGAACGTGGCTAATGCGGCAAAGAAGTAG
- the dinB gene encoding DNA polymerase IV — MEIFVLRDTMILHVDMDAFYASVEERENPRLVGRPVIVGGTPEGRGVVAAANYVVRKFGVHSAMPTATALRLCPDAVVLRPRMRFYAEVSRQIRDVFFRYTPLVEPLSLDEAFLDVTGSVKLLGSVAEIARQIKHDIWSETGLVASVGVAPNKFLAKIASDLRKPDGLVVVEPDRIEEFLDPLPIGRLWGVGKVTGSAFDRLGITTIGELRQLDPQVLHQHFGQQGNHFAKLARGHDKRSVVPDREAKSISHETTFAADISDSEALRAWLLELTEHVGRRLRQQQRRGRTVNLKLRFADFRTITRAKTLARSTNVTGEIWEAASELLMQVLRQRHPGIRLLGVGVSSFSTNAYVQKTLFGEDGHHKQQQLDEVADAVRAKFGNSALDRGSGLLHNARHRPEPRPNEEPGTST, encoded by the coding sequence TTGGAAATATTCGTACTACGAGACACCATGATTCTCCATGTCGATATGGATGCGTTTTACGCCTCGGTCGAGGAGCGGGAGAATCCCCGACTCGTCGGACGGCCGGTGATCGTGGGGGGCACTCCGGAGGGACGCGGGGTGGTTGCGGCTGCCAACTATGTCGTACGGAAGTTTGGGGTCCATAGTGCGATGCCGACCGCGACAGCACTTCGGCTCTGCCCCGACGCAGTTGTGCTTCGGCCTCGCATGCGTTTCTACGCCGAGGTTTCCCGGCAGATTCGTGATGTGTTTTTCCGCTACACACCGCTGGTCGAACCTCTCTCCTTGGATGAGGCGTTCCTCGATGTGACCGGTAGCGTGAAGCTTTTGGGCTCCGTGGCCGAGATCGCGAGGCAGATCAAACACGACATTTGGTCGGAAACCGGTTTGGTGGCCTCTGTGGGTGTGGCTCCGAACAAATTTCTAGCTAAGATCGCCAGCGATCTACGAAAGCCGGATGGATTGGTGGTCGTGGAACCGGATCGGATCGAAGAGTTTCTCGATCCTTTACCGATTGGACGTCTTTGGGGAGTCGGCAAAGTCACTGGAAGTGCGTTCGACCGTTTGGGCATCACGACCATTGGCGAACTGCGGCAACTCGATCCTCAGGTTCTTCATCAACACTTTGGTCAGCAGGGGAACCATTTCGCCAAACTGGCCAGGGGACATGATAAACGCTCGGTCGTCCCTGATCGGGAAGCGAAGTCCATCTCTCATGAGACAACGTTCGCGGCGGATATCTCCGATAGCGAAGCCCTTCGCGCGTGGTTACTGGAACTGACCGAACACGTGGGACGGCGACTACGGCAGCAACAACGACGTGGCCGGACCGTGAACCTCAAACTCCGATTCGCCGACTTTCGGACCATCACCCGAGCCAAAACCTTGGCACGCAGCACCAATGTTACCGGCGAGATTTGGGAAGCGGCGAGCGAACTCTTGATGCAGGTGTTGAGGCAACGGCACCCGGGGATTCGTCTGTTGGGAGTCGGTGTTAGCAGTTTTTCAACGAACGCATACGTGCAGAAAACGCTGTTTGGAGAGGACGGTCATCACAAGCAGCAACAACTGGATGAAGTCGCCGACGCCGTCCGGGCCAAGTTCGGCAACTCAGCATTGGATCGCGGCAGCGGACTCTTGCACAATGCACGTCACCGTCCGGAGCCAAGACCGAATGAAGAGCCAGGGACGTCCACTTGA
- a CDS encoding polysaccharide pyruvyl transferase family protein, whose amino-acid sequence MAGTLACQSAFANSSKPPRILLRSSWQTVNIGDIAHTPGVLSILRQHLPDAEVTLWPSLLDNGVEELLLREFPKLKIAKRGSQELDRAFDECDFLLHGSGASVVAQRDLVHWHEKTGKPYGIYGITLPLKKSSSTSAQSQDAMARSVDVLSQARFVFFRDSKSLALAKKLGAKSPVMEFGPDGAFACDLRNARKAETFLAANGLEEGKFLCCIPRLRYTPYWTIKKHVKFDPVKHARNEEMKEHDHAPLREAIVEVVKHTNHKVLVCPEDRTQMAVGKEMLIDKLPKNVLDRVVWRPDYWLTGEAVSVYIRSAGLFGNEMHSPIMCIGHGVPAIVCRFAEQTSKGLMWEDIGLGDWLFDHDSATDRKMIVPTVLEMAKNPAAAKAKAAKARAFVEKRQRETMDVLKQELNVSAKL is encoded by the coding sequence ATGGCTGGGACGCTGGCGTGTCAGTCAGCATTCGCGAACTCCTCGAAACCACCGCGGATCCTGCTTCGCTCGTCTTGGCAGACGGTGAACATTGGTGACATCGCACATACGCCGGGCGTGCTTAGCATTTTGCGTCAGCATTTGCCGGACGCAGAAGTCACGTTATGGCCGTCGTTGCTGGACAATGGTGTCGAAGAACTGCTGCTCCGCGAGTTCCCAAAACTCAAAATTGCGAAACGAGGTAGTCAAGAACTGGATCGTGCCTTCGACGAATGTGATTTCCTACTACATGGATCGGGGGCGTCGGTCGTGGCACAACGCGATCTGGTTCACTGGCATGAGAAGACTGGTAAACCCTATGGAATCTACGGTATCACGTTGCCATTGAAGAAGTCTTCTTCGACCTCGGCCCAATCACAAGATGCGATGGCACGTTCGGTCGACGTTTTGAGCCAGGCTCGCTTTGTATTCTTTCGAGACAGCAAATCACTTGCGTTAGCGAAAAAGCTAGGAGCGAAGTCACCGGTGATGGAATTCGGCCCGGACGGTGCATTTGCCTGTGATTTGCGTAATGCGAGAAAAGCAGAGACATTCCTCGCAGCGAACGGTCTCGAAGAAGGCAAGTTCCTCTGTTGCATTCCACGACTGCGTTACACGCCGTATTGGACGATCAAAAAGCATGTGAAGTTTGATCCCGTCAAGCATGCGCGAAACGAAGAGATGAAAGAACACGACCATGCCCCGTTGCGTGAAGCGATTGTTGAGGTTGTGAAGCACACCAATCACAAGGTGCTTGTTTGTCCCGAAGACCGCACGCAAATGGCGGTGGGGAAGGAAATGCTGATCGACAAACTGCCCAAGAATGTCCTCGATCGTGTGGTTTGGCGACCGGATTATTGGCTGACAGGCGAAGCGGTGAGTGTCTACATCCGTAGCGCCGGCTTGTTCGGAAACGAAATGCATTCGCCCATCATGTGCATCGGGCATGGCGTGCCAGCGATTGTGTGCCGTTTCGCCGAGCAGACCTCCAAAGGATTAATGTGGGAAGATATTGGGCTCGGTGACTGGCTATTCGATCACGATTCGGCAACCGACCGGAAAATGATTGTGCCGACCGTCCTCGAGATGGCAAAGAATCCGGCCGCTGCCAAAGCCAAAGCGGCTAAAGCGCGAGCGTTCGTCGAGAAACGACAACGTGAGACGATGGATGTATTGAAGCAAGAGCTGAACGTGTCAGCGAAACTGTGA